The genome window GCGCCTTCCGGCGAGGGGTTCCTCGTGCAGACCACGGGCGGCGGCGTCCGCGCGGACGCGGTCGTGCTCGCCACTGGCGGCCAGTCGCTGCCGAAGAGCGGCAGCGACGGCTGGGGCTATGCGATGGCCGAGCGGCTCGGCCACACGATCGTCCCGACCACGCCGGCGCTGGCGCCGCTGGTCCTTGCGCCCGATGCGGGTCGACCGGCGCTGCACGAGGGGCTGTCGGGAATCTCCCAGGCGGTCGAGCTGAGCGTGTGGGTGCGGGGCGCCATCGCGTTCCGCTGCGCCGGGCCGATGTTGTGGACCCATTTCGGCCTGAGCGGTCCGGTCGCGCTCGACGCCTCTCGTCACGTCGAGCGGGCCCGCGTGCTGGGTCACCCGGTGCGGGTCACGGTGAGCTTCTACCCCGGCTGGTCTTTCGAGCAGGCGAACGCTGCGCTCAGGGCGCTCGGCGCCGAGCGCCCGAAAGTCACCGTGCACGGCGCCCTCGCCGAAACGCTCCCCGCCGCCGTGGCGCGTGCCCTCGTCGGTCACGTCGGCCTCGCAATGGACCAGCGGCTGTCGCAGCTCGCACGCGACGATCGGCGGCGGTTGTGTCGGGCGCTCGTCGAATGCGAGCTCCCGGTCAGCGGCACCCGAGGCTTCACGTTCGCAGAGGTCACGGCGGGCGGCGTCGCGCTCGATGAGGTCGATCCAGCCACGATGGAATCGCGTGTGTGTCCAGGGCTGTACCTCACGGGCGAGATCCTCGACGTCGACGGCCGGCTCGGCGGCTTCAACTTCCAGTGGGCCTGGGCGAGCGCCCGTGTCGCCGCGCGAGGGCTCGTGCGCCGGTTCGACCCGACGGCGATCGCTGCATCGCCGCCCCGCGTGCGCGATACGCCGCCTGCCTGACCGAGGCCACCAACCAGGCGTATCCTGAGAGGGTGAGCGAACTTGGCCCTCTGCCCTGGACCACCGAGATCGTCTTCGAGGGCACCGGACCGACGCGCGTGATGTTCGTCGCCGGCTACGGATCCGGACCCGAGACCCTGCGCGACCTGGGCCAGGTGCTGCACGCCACCCTCGATGCGACCGTGCGGCTCGTCGCGCTCGCGGGCCACACGGGTACCCTGGGCACGTTCCTCGAAAGTCGCTCGTGGCAGTACCTGCGCGAGGCGGAGGAGCGCTTTCTGCGCTTCTGGAGTGAGACGGGCACCCGCGTGCACCTTGGCGGGTACTCCACGGGTGCGCTGGTCGCCTTGCTGATCGCCGCACGGCATCCCGAGAAGGTGGCGGCCCTCGTGCTGGTCTCGCCCGCCCTGCGTCTCGCGTCGCGAGGCAAGCAAGTCATCGGGTACACGATCGGCTCGGCGTACTACCTGCTCCTGCCGGTCGTCGGGCTGGGTGCCGTCCTGTCGCTGCTGTGGCGGCGTCGCCGGCACGGCCGCACGTCCCCGCGCGACCTCACCGCGCTCGCCGGCACGGCGGTCGTCGTGGTAGGGGCAGCGCTCGGTCTCCGCAGTCTCACGATCGCCACTCGCGATGGCGGCCCGATTCTGCGCAACGGCGAGGAGGTGCTGCCGCCGCACTTCGCGCGGGCCTCGCTCGTCGGCGGGTCCTCACTCGTTCCCCTCCAGCTGGCGGCTCGATGGTCTCTCGAGCGCCTCTCACTG of Acidobacteriota bacterium contains these proteins:
- a CDS encoding aminoacetone oxidase family FAD-binding enzyme; amino-acid sequence: MTSPLPSTCDVVIVGAGAAGLATAIFTRERTVRPRVVVLEGARRPGAKILVSGGSRCNVTNVSIDERDFWTSGSRATIRRVLRALPVPDTVAWFAKMGVALHEEEDGKLFPDSNSARDVLNALLSAVARGGSTLVTGTRATSVAPSGEGFLVQTTGGGVRADAVVLATGGQSLPKSGSDGWGYAMAERLGHTIVPTTPALAPLVLAPDAGRPALHEGLSGISQAVELSVWVRGAIAFRCAGPMLWTHFGLSGPVALDASRHVERARVLGHPVRVTVSFYPGWSFEQANAALRALGAERPKVTVHGALAETLPAAVARALVGHVGLAMDQRLSQLARDDRRRLCRALVECELPVSGTRGFTFAEVTAGGVALDEVDPATMESRVCPGLYLTGEILDVDGRLGGFNFQWAWASARVAARGLVRRFDPTAIAASPPRVRDTPPA
- a CDS encoding alpha/beta hydrolase encodes the protein MSELGPLPWTTEIVFEGTGPTRVMFVAGYGSGPETLRDLGQVLHATLDATVRLVALAGHTGTLGTFLESRSWQYLREAEERFLRFWSETGTRVHLGGYSTGALVALLIAARHPEKVAALVLVSPALRLASRGKQVIGYTIGSAYYLLLPVVGLGAVLSLLWRRRRHGRTSPRDLTALAGTAVVVVGAALGLRSLTIATRDGGPILRNGEEVLPPHFARASLVGGSSLVPLQLAARWSLERLSLPVCIVFGEADETVDVRFGTLRAARRADTELHVVPGAPHRVVTFEECLSTVRDFVARTRSRA